The following proteins are co-located in the Pseudomonas fluorescens genome:
- the folD gene encoding bifunctional methylenetetrahydrofolate dehydrogenase/methenyltetrahydrofolate cyclohydrolase FolD → MTAQLIDGKSIAASLRQQIAKRVTERSQQGLRTPGLAVILVGSDPASQVYVSHKRKDCEEVGFISKAYDLPEDTTQQALTDLIDSLNENPSIDGILLQLPLPEHLDASQLLERIRPDKDVDGFHPYNVGRLAQRIPLLRPCTPKGIMTLLESTGVDLYGLDAVVVGASNIVGRPMAMELLLAGCTVTVTHRFTKDLAGHVGRADLVVVAAGKPGLVKGEWIKEGAIVIDVGINRQEDGKLVGDVVYETALPRAGWITPVPGGVGPMTRACLLENTLYAAETLHS, encoded by the coding sequence ATGACTGCACAACTTATCGACGGCAAATCAATCGCCGCCAGCCTGCGCCAGCAGATCGCCAAACGCGTCACCGAGCGTAGCCAGCAAGGCCTGCGCACGCCTGGCCTCGCGGTGATCCTGGTCGGCAGCGATCCTGCCTCTCAGGTTTATGTCTCGCACAAGCGTAAAGACTGTGAAGAAGTCGGCTTTATTTCCAAAGCCTACGACTTGCCGGAGGACACCACCCAGCAGGCCCTTACCGACCTGATCGACAGCCTCAATGAAAACCCGAGCATCGACGGCATCCTGCTTCAACTGCCGCTGCCCGAGCATCTGGACGCTTCCCAATTGCTGGAACGCATTCGCCCGGACAAGGACGTCGACGGCTTCCACCCTTATAACGTCGGCCGTCTGGCCCAGCGTATCCCGCTGCTGCGCCCCTGCACGCCGAAAGGCATCATGACGCTGCTGGAAAGCACCGGTGTCGATCTGTACGGCCTCGATGCCGTGGTGGTCGGTGCTTCCAACATCGTCGGTCGCCCGATGGCCATGGAACTGCTGCTGGCTGGCTGCACCGTGACCGTCACCCACCGCTTCACCAAGGACCTCGCCGGCCATGTCGGCCGTGCCGATCTGGTGGTGGTTGCCGCCGGCAAGCCGGGCCTGGTCAAGGGTGAGTGGATCAAGGAAGGCGCCATCGTCATCGACGTAGGCATCAACCGCCAGGAAGACGGCAAGCTGGTAGGCGATGTGGTGTACGAAACCGCCCTGCCCCGCGCTGGCTGGATCACACCAGTACCCGGCGGTGTCGGCCCGATGACCCGTGCCTGCCTGTTGGAAAACACGCTGTATGCGGCAGAAACGCTGCACAGCTAA
- a CDS encoding peptidase C39 family protein, with amino-acid sequence MRLRSNIKPSLLLACALGLAACSGHPSKLAGLPERVELTGVPAFRSEAYLSGPSALASMLSQQGIVMTPGLLDKPLHLPGAEADLERNMQVLAREYGLMVYPLDSRLTAVLEQVAAGYPVMARIDSSFWSGARYVVVVGFNQQKSTVLLRSGKERRLLMSFSDFESAWKSAGHWGILTQRPSQLPANVDAQRWREAANATAQAGQEQSAAQALKVLAERK; translated from the coding sequence TTGCGGTTACGTTCGAACATTAAACCTTCTTTGCTGCTGGCATGTGCCCTCGGGCTTGCCGCCTGTTCCGGTCACCCCTCGAAACTGGCGGGCTTGCCGGAGCGTGTCGAACTCACCGGGGTGCCGGCCTTTCGCAGTGAGGCTTACCTGAGTGGTCCATCGGCTTTAGCCAGCATGCTGTCGCAACAAGGCATTGTGATGACACCCGGCTTGCTGGATAAACCGCTGCACCTGCCCGGCGCTGAAGCTGATCTTGAGCGCAACATGCAGGTCCTCGCGCGTGAATACGGGCTGATGGTGTACCCGCTGGATAGCCGGCTCACGGCGGTACTGGAACAGGTGGCCGCGGGGTATCCGGTGATGGCGCGGATCGACTCAAGCTTCTGGTCCGGCGCGCGGTACGTTGTGGTGGTGGGGTTCAATCAGCAGAAGAGCACCGTGCTGCTGCGCTCGGGTAAGGAACGACGTTTGTTGATGAGCTTCAGCGATTTTGAGTCGGCGTGGAAGAGTGCCGGTCACTGGGGCATCCTGACCCAGCGTCCGAGCCAGTTGCCGGCAAATGTAGATGCGCAGCGCTGGCGGGAGGCGGCTAACGCGACCGCCCAAGCCGGCCAGGAGCAGTCAGCGGCGCAGGCACTCAAGGTGCTGGCAGAAAGGAAATAA
- the pbpG gene encoding D-alanyl-D-alanine endopeptidase, translating into MKIRLSIVSLFFAFTGTFAHAAETTLAPRDTSKLQIASGSAMLVDLQTNKVIYSSNPDVVVPIASVSKLMTGLIVLEAKQNMDEYIDINIKDTPEMKGVFSRVKIGSEMPRKEMLLIALMSSENRAAASLAHHYPGGYPAFIAAMNAKAKALGMTSTHYVEPTGLSIHNVSTARDLSKLLAAARKYPLLSQLSTTKEKTVSFRKPNYTLGFSNTDHLINRAKWDIKLTKTGFTNQAGHCLVLVTSMGNRPVSLVILDAFGKFTHFADATRIRNWVETGKSGSVPDVALRYKADKNLKNRPNAAEVRR; encoded by the coding sequence GTGAAAATTCGTCTCTCTATTGTCAGCCTATTTTTCGCATTTACAGGCACCTTCGCGCACGCAGCCGAAACCACTCTGGCTCCGCGTGATACCTCCAAACTGCAAATCGCTTCCGGCAGCGCCATGCTGGTCGACCTGCAAACCAACAAAGTCATCTATTCCAGCAACCCTGATGTGGTGGTGCCGATCGCTTCCGTGAGCAAGCTGATGACCGGCCTGATCGTGCTGGAAGCCAAGCAAAACATGGATGAATACATCGACATCAACATCAAAGACACGCCGGAAATGAAAGGCGTGTTCTCCCGAGTGAAAATCGGTAGCGAAATGCCCCGCAAGGAAATGCTGCTGATCGCCCTGATGTCCTCCGAAAACCGCGCTGCCGCGAGCCTGGCGCACCACTACCCTGGCGGCTACCCGGCCTTCATCGCCGCCATGAACGCCAAAGCCAAGGCGCTGGGCATGACCAGCACACACTATGTCGAGCCTACCGGCCTGTCGATTCACAACGTGTCCACCGCCCGTGACCTGAGCAAGCTGTTGGCCGCCGCGCGCAAATACCCGCTGCTCAGCCAACTGAGCACGACCAAAGAAAAGACCGTGTCGTTCCGTAAACCCAACTACACCTTGGGTTTCTCCAACACCGACCACCTGATCAACCGTGCCAAATGGGATATCAAACTGACCAAGACCGGTTTCACCAACCAGGCCGGCCACTGCCTGGTCCTGGTCACCAGCATGGGTAACCGCCCGGTGTCGCTGGTCATTCTTGATGCCTTCGGCAAGTTCACCCACTTCGCCGATGCCACGCGTATCCGCAATTGGGTTGAGACCGGCAAAAGTGGTTCGGTGCCGGACGTCGCGTTGCGCTACAAGGCCGACAAGAACCTGAAGAATCGCCCGAACGCGGCTGAAGTACGTCGCTGA